The Thermovirga sp. DNA window TTCACAAAGGTTACGGCCACCGACGCGAAAGCCGTCACCGAGAAGCTCAGGGCCGCCAACCTGCTCCGTGGCAGGCGATCCATGAGCTTGAAGCCGAAAAGCCTTATCAGCAGCCCCGTGAGGGCCTGGGATGAGATGAAGGATGAAGCGAGCAAGTTCCTCTCCAGGGCAAGGCCAGCCATGGAGACGATGGCGGCGTCGGTCATGGCGAAGAGGATTACCGAAGCCAAGAGGGTCCTTGATGTGTTTATCATTAAAACCTCGGAATAGGTCCCCCAATATACATTCTCAAGGTTCATATCATCGTCGGGAGGAATGGTGATGGCAACAGCCAGGCAGAGGATGGCGGGCAGAAGGGGTGACCAGATATAGGCATAAAAGAAGCCTCTTCGCAAAAGCCCTTCGGCGATGGGAAGCAGTGCTATAAGAGGCGCGATGGTGCCGGCACTGGCGAGGGTGAAGGAAGAGCCCCGGATCTTTTCCGGTACGGCCAGAGCCTGGTAGGTGGTCAGGCCCACAATAAAAAGGCTTGAAGAAAAACCCGTAAGAGCTCGAAAAATCAGTATCAGGGAGACGGAAGACCCCGCCAGGGCAACCCCGGCCCCGCTGGCCATGCAAAAGAA harbors:
- a CDS encoding MFS transporter, which translates into the protein FFCMASGAGVALAGSSVSLILIFRALTGFSSSLFIVGLTTYQALAVPEKIRGSSFTLASAGTIAPLIALLPIAEGLLRRGFFYAYIWSPLLPAILCLAVAITIPPDDDMNLENVYWGTYSEVLMINTSRTLLASVILFAMTDAAIVSMAGLALERNLLASSFISSQALTGLLIRLFGFKLMDRLPRSRLAALSFSVTAFASVAVTFVNSDIWMIFWGVVYGIGMGYGFPLHLALIGDAVPARLRPKATSLVWFFMAGCYFISPVLTGFIARYLNFAWAFRIICGIIILFAPKVHRRFRVFSPTGDTLKEE